GGGTGCCGGAAAGCATGGTGAAGAAGATCGTCATCGCCCGGAACATCGTGGAACATCCCGCGTTGCTCATCCTCGACGATTTTCTGCTTGGTGTCGAGCGGAGGGAAAAGAAGCGCATCCTGGAATTGATTCTCGACCGCAACTACGGCTGGACCGTCATCCTGATTTCGAACGATCCCGTCGTATTGACGGCGGTCGACCGGGTCGTGGTCATGAAGGAAGGCCGTATCGTCGATGAGGGAACGTTCGACGCATTGTCCTCCCGCAGTGAAGAATTTCGCGAACTCATTCAAAACTATCCAGCAAGCCTCTAAGCCATGGGACAGAACATACCTCCGGTAAACGACCGGTCGCTGCCCTTCAAAGCGGCGAGCCTCGTGCGCGATACGCGCTATGCGAAGAAGTTCGCACGAATCACCTCCGGGATCTTCATCCTGCTCTTCCTGCTGTTGTTCATGCCCTGGACACAGAATATCCGGTCCAGCGGCTCGGTGACGACCTACCTGCCACAAGACCGGCCGCAATCACTGCAATCGGTTATCCCGGGAAGAATTGAACGATGGTACATTCGTGAAGGTCAATTCGTCCACAAGGGCGACACGATCGTTCGCATCAGCGAGATCCGGGAAAAATTCTTCGACCCGAAACTGCTGGAACGCGTAAGCGACCAGATCAAAGCGAAGGAGGGTTCACAATCGTCTACCGCCGCCAAGGTCTCCGCGCTTGCGCAACAGATCAGCGCCTTGCAAAAAGAAAAAGTACTCTCCCTGGAAAAAGCCCGGAACAAAGTGAAGCAGGCGGAGCTGAAGATCCTCAGCGACAGTGCCGAATTGCAGGCCATCCGCGTCGATATGGAGATCGCCCGTGTCCAGGCCCGCCGCGCCGATTCGTTGCTCAAGCGGGGCTTGATCGCGCTGACCGAACAGGAACGCCGCAACCTCAAACAGCAGGAGACCACCGCCAAGCAGGTGGCGGTCGAGAACAAGTTGCTTACTTCCAGGAACGAACTGATCAACGCGAACATCGAACTCGGTTCGCTCGAAGCCGAATACTCCAACAAGATCAGCAAAGCGGAGTCGGAACTGAACAGCGCGCTGTCCTATCTTTATGAGACCCAGGCGGAGATCGCGAAGATGAACATCGACTTCTCCAACCTCAGCATACGCAGTTCGTTCTACTTCGTCACGGCTCCGCAAGACGGGTATGTCGTACAGGCGAAAGTGTCGGGTGTGGGCGAGAACATCGCGGAAGGCGACGTGATCTGCACCATCATGCCGTCCGATCCGAGTCTCGCCATCCAATTGTACGTGCAGCCGATGGATATCCCGCTCCTCGAGAAAGGCCGAAAGGTCCGGCTGCAGTTCGATGGCTGGCCGGCACTTGTCTTCTCCGGTTGGCCGAACTATTCGTTCGGAACATTTGGCGGCGTGGTAGCTGTCATTGACAACTTCGATACACAGGGAAAGTACCGCATCCTTGTTGTTCCGGATCCCGATGACACGCCCTGGCCGGAACAGATACGGGTCGGCTCAGGTACGTTCGGCTGGATCATGCTGAAGGATGTGCCGATCTGGTACGAACTCTGGCGTCAATTCAACGGGTTCCCGCCCGACTACCTCGGTACGGCCAAGGTGTCGACCAATCCGGTCGATGTGAAAAGTGCGGGCGAAAAGAAGAAACCTGGTAAATCGGAGGAGAAGGAATAATGAAGCGCTCCACGCTGCTGGTACTCCTGACGCTGTGTACACTGCTGGCAACCGCTCAGGATAGCACGCGTACGCTTTCACTTCGGGAAGTGTACCGACTGGTGCTGGATCATCATCCGGTCGCGAAGCAGGCAGCGCTATTGCCTGACGCTGCCAGGGCGGAGCTGCGCATGGCCCGCGGGATGTTCGATCCGGTATTGAAGAGCGGATTCGATGAGAAGAATTTCGAAGGAAAGGAATACTGGAAAAGCTGGGAAAACTCGCTGGTCGTTCCAGTCTGGTTCGGAACCGACATCAAGGCGGGTTTCGACAATAGTCGCGGCCCGTACCTCGATTCCGAACGCGTCACGCCCGGACAAGGGTTAAGTTTCCTGGGGGTCAGCGTGCCCTTGGGACAAGGGCTCCTGATCGACGAGCGACGCGCTACCGTGCGCCAGGCACAATTGCTGGGAACGTTGGCTGCTGCGGAGCAAATCAAGCTTATCAATAAACTGCTGTTGCAGGTCAACAAGGATTACCTCGACTGGACCTACGCGTTTACGCGACTGCAATGGCACGAAGAATCACTCCGCCTGGCGGAAGTACGCTTCGACGCGATCCGGATGCGCGTGTTGTTCGGCGATCAGCCCGCGATCGACTCGCTGGAAGCGTTGATTGAAGTCCAGAACCGGGAGAACATCCGGAATCAGTCGTTGCTCGATTTCACCAATGCCCGCCTGATCATGTCGAATCACCTCTGGAGCCCCGAAGGCGCTCCGCTGGAGATGACGGCGGAAGTGGTCCCGACCTTTGAAGGAACCGTTATCGATACGCTGGATGCCGCATCACTCAACGCAATGCTCGATTCGGCCAACAGCAACCACCCCGAATTGGTCAAGCTCCGCACCAAATTGCAGGGACTTGAAATCGAGAAACGATGGGCGGCTGAGAAGCTGAGGCCAAAACTCAACCTCGATTATAATTTCCTTGCGCCGCGTGCCGACGGACTGTTGGAGAACGGATTACAACCGATCTATCAGGAGAATTACAAAATGGGGTTATCCTTTAGGATGCCGTTGTTCCTTCGCGAAGAGCGTGGTAAGCTCAACCTGATGAAGATCAAAATGAACCAGACGGAGCAAGAGCAACTGCAAACCAACCGTGAAATCACCAACCAGGTACGTGCCGCCTACAATGAATTGAATAACCTGGGACTTCAATTACGCATTCAGCAGCAACAGTTGGAGAATGCGGAAAAACTTTTAGCCGGCGAGCTTTACAAATTTGAGAACGGCGAAAGTTTTCTTTTCCTGGTGAACTCCCGCGAAAACGCCGTCATCAACAGCCGTATCAAGCTGGCGGAGTTAAAGGCGAAGTACGGAAAGAGCAGGGCATTCCTGTCGTGGAGCGCGGGTCGCTTGATCGCAGAATAATCGGTACGCTCAGGGTCGTGCTTCCCCTTTCACAAAGGTAGTACGCCAGCAATCGTGATCCGAATAGATGGTGATGGTGTACAATCCGTCGGCCAGCATTTTTACAGGAAGGATTCGGGACACCGTTCCCTTTTCCAATGTGATGGACTCTTCAATCACCAGTTGACCGATAACATCCGTCACTTGAATGCTGGCGGCTTCGCCGCGCGTGGAGGAAAACTCGAGGGTGATGTCCTGGATTGCCGGACTCGGGTAAACGGAAATGCCAGAAGGGGCTCGTACCACTTTCACTGCTACGACATCGGAATAACCTGACCGGCCGTCGTAATCGGTCTGCTTCAATCGATAATAATTGACTCCCCGTACAGGGTATTCGTGCACGTAAGCATACGTCAAAGTGTGCACACTGTTTCCGGCGCCGTCAACTACACCGACTGATTCGAAATTAATTCCATCGGTGCTGTGTTCCACCGTAAAGTAATCGTTGTTGGTTTCCGTTGCGGTCGACCACTGTGTTAACACCTGATCGCCGACCAGTTTAGCGGTGAATGAGAGCAGCTCGATTGGAAGGGGAAAGCTCGACTGTACAGTTGCGAAATCCGAGAAGCCCGTCAGTCCGGTACGTGTACTCGCGGTAATGGTACTGGTCAGCACGCAGGTCCCGTCCAGGAACCAGGGACCGGATCCCGAAGGACTGCGCTTCATCACCGACCAGCCTCCGCCGGCAACGGCATTGGTGTAGCTGCGGTTGAAGAGCGTGATATCGTAGACCCCGGTGTTTCCGTTGGAAGACGCGGTCAGTGTCCAGTAACCATGGTTAAGGGATGGATTGAGGGAGTAATCGGCGTAGACACACTCACTGGAAGCCGGCCCGTTGGGAACGGCACCCCAAGAGAAGAACTCCGCTTCAATCTCGGGAATCTGGGTAGGTGTTGTGAAATCCAATCGCGCAAGTTCGTAGCCACGAGCCGCGTTGCCGACCGGGAAGTCATAGATGCCGGTCGCATTGGGCAGAAGCGCGCGGATCAACTTTCCTTCCACGTAGCTGTTGACATTGCCCGAAGTCACCGCGGCGTTGTCCCCGTTGATTACGTCGACTTCTTCCGTTCCGGTCACGATCTTTCCGCTCGTCAACGTCAGCCGGCCTGCAACGATGAGCTCGCTGTTGCCGGAAGGGCTCAACTGGAGGCTGGATGCCGGTGCCTGGTTCATGACGACGGTATCGAGTACGATATCGCTGCCGTCATTGCGGAACACCTGTACGGCATTACCGTTGAATTCATAGGTGGTTCCTGCCGCCGGGCTGACATGCGTATTCGCGCCATCGGCATTATAAAAGTTCTTCTTCAGGCGGATCCGGTGAGAAGCCGGATCGAACTGGCCACCGATCAGCAGGGAATCATTCTCCTCAATGTCAATATCCGAGTCCAGCACAAGCAAGCCGGAAGGTTTCGCCATGGTGAAATTGGCAAAGCGATTGGCCCCTGTGAAGTTTCCAACGACCGCTTGATTACCGGAGCCAACAAAGCGTACCTGGGAACCCGGTAGCATCACCAAACTGCCGTTATTAATGAAGTCGCCGCAAACGGACAAGGTAATTCCGGGATTGATGGTGAGGGATGCGCCGGCATTGATGAATACGTTACCGACCGAATAGTTGCTTTGGACAACCGGCTGATTGATGGAACCAATATCAATGTTCACGTCGACCGCGCAAGTCGGGATGTTACAGGCACCCCAGTTCCCGGATACGCCCCAACTCGTATTCGTACCGCCTATCCAGTTCATCGACGATGGAACAGCCGAATAATTCACCGGATCGGGCACACCGGAGAAATTCAGTGTAAAGCCCGACGTACTGTTGGTATAGTTGCTGATCATGAGCAGGTATACCTCCCCGGGAGCTACGGCAATAGCCGGTTCATAGGCACCATTGAAACCCGGATATGCGCCAGGTGAATTTCCCGTTCCGCTAAGTCCTGTCACGCCAAGTGCACTGTAGTTACACCGTACCGGTGCAGTTGAACCGAGTTGATTGCATTGTAATCCACTGGCTCCGACCTCCCAGATAGCGAAATCGTAGTCGGTACTGGTCGTACTGGGTGCCCCCAGCCAGTCATTCGGAACAATGTCGAATTCGAGATTGCCGGCCGCATTGATGGGGATGCTATAAAACGCAGATGCCCGTTCTCCGGAAAGGAGGCAATTCAAAAAGCTGCCGAAATCACAACTGTTTCCGAACGCGCTGTAACCCGGGTTACCAACGCTCAAGGAATTCTGGCAAACCGGCAGTGGGCTCTGACATTCCTGTCCATATACGGTTGGGAGTCCGTTCGTGCCATCCACAGCGATGATTCCGAACGTACCGGTCATGTCGTTCTCGCCGTCCACGCGAATCCAATAGTTGTTTCCGGGAGTCAGGCCGGTAAGCGTCACCTGGGAGTTGTTGACGGAATTCGTACCGCAGGTGATATCCTGATTACAGGAACTACCCGTCGGTGAAACCTGGGTAAGCGAGGAACAGGTTCCCTGGTACACTGCGATCTGCGTATTTGCCAACGTACCCAAAAATGTCTTTATCGTCAAACTGGTCCCGGTGGGTTGCACACGGAACCAAACCGTATTGAGTTCCCCGCCTGTCCAGCAGGAGGGTGCTCCCGGTTCTCCTGTTCCGCCTGAACAACTGTTGTTACCGTTCAGATTCGTGTTGATTGGCAAGAACGTGGCGTTACAGGGCAGGTCGTTAAACGAGGTGATAGGCGAGGTAGTGACATTGATGTCGAACCCTACCGAACTGGGCGGATCCCAACTGTCTACAATGATGTAATAGGTGCCGGCACCAGGTAAGGAGAAATTGGCTGAAACGTTTCCGCCACCTACCGCGCCCAGGCAGTTGGCCCCGGCGCTGCCTGGACAATTCTCATACAACTGAAAACCCGCGGCCGTGCTGGAGGTATTGCTTAGTGTGATGCGGATGCATTGTGTTCCGGTGGAATTAAACTGGAACACCATGTCTTCCCCGCTTTCATACAACGTCATGCACGAACCGGTACTGCTGTTGTTATAATCGTTCAGTTTACACTGAGTAGTCTGGTTGGTTGCGGTGTAGGGGAGCGCGGCGATGACGACCGGGTTGAAACATGTCGATCCGGGCGGAGCTCCTACCGATGGGGCGGAGATCGTGATATTATAGTTGGAGATACTGGTGCCGCCATTGCGGTCGACAAGGAGGTAGTAGGTATTGCCGGCAACCACGTTCACACAAAGAAACTGGTTGCCGGAAGTGCTTTGGGAATAATCGACGCACGTGCCGCCTTGTCCGATGAACGGACAACCGTTGTACAACATGATACCCACATTGGTGCTGCCACTTGTAACCGCGATGCTTACCAGTCCGGAAGTTGCAGGAGTAAAGACAAAAACTTCGTCGTTGGATTGATAGTAATTCGAGTTTCCACAAATAACGGTATTGCTCGCGGTGAACTCGTTACCGCGACCGGTCGTGGTACGACCGGTGGACGAATACGGAAGGGATGCAACGTTGACTACGCCCAACCCCATCGAACCGGGGCAGGTTGGGAGGATGGGAGTCGTGACACAGATCGTGAATTCGTAATCGGATGGGGCGCCGTTATCATAATCATAAACCCGGATAAAGTACGTTTGGCCGGCGACCAGATTATTAAAGACGAGTGTTTCGACGCCCCCGTTTCCTGTCAGGTCGGAACACGCCTGATTGGTCAAAGCTCCACATCCGCCGGAAAGCAGGGCGACTACAGGATCGAAGTTTCCGGTTCCATCGACGGTAATGCTATGGCTGATCTGCGTCGCGGTAAAACTGTACCAAACGTCGTCATCAGCCGTACCAGAACACGCTGTAGCAGGTGTTGATCCGGTTGCGCCGAAGGTAGTTCCGCATACGGATGAACAGGCAGCCCCGGGTGCGCCCGGCGTGAGCACGATGGCGCCACCACAATTATCATTGCCGAGTGGTGAACGGACGGCAATCGTACCATCGATATCGTTTCCGGTACTGCCGGAGTTGATCCGGATCAATCGGATATAATAAGTAGTTCCGATAGTCGTAGTGAGCGTAATGGTCTCGGTACCGCCGTTACCGGCATTGTTGACACATCCAACTTCCGTCATGGCGCCGCATGTTCCGGTGTACACCGCAACAGCGATGTTGCGGGTTCCCTGGGCTACCGTGACTTCTATGGTAGAGGAGGTCGACGTCGCAGTAAATCGATACCAACCGTCACGGCGGTTATTCGCGGTCGATACGCAAACTGTCGCTGATGCGACATTCGCCGTATTATCAACCGTAAAGGACTGTGCAACCGTGTAATCCGTGACACCGGCACAATTGTTCACTGTTAAACTGGGAACACTACCGGTCGGACAAAGGTTATTTGACTGCGCCAAAGCGCGCTCCG
This genomic stretch from Bacteroidota bacterium harbors:
- a CDS encoding T9SS type A sorting domain-containing protein; translated protein: MRRTIRHILLIGLTLLLLSGAERALAQSNNLCPTGSVPSLTVNNCAGVTDYTVAQSFTVDNTANVASATVCVSTANNRRDGWYRFTATSTSSTIEVTVAQGTRNIAVAVYTGTCGAMTEVGCVNNAGNGGTETITLTTTIGTTYYIRLIRINSGSTGNDIDGTIAVRSPLGNDNCGGAIVLTPGAPGAACSSVCGTTFGATGSTPATACSGTADDDVWYSFTATQISHSITVDGTGNFDPVVALLSGGCGALTNQACSDLTGNGGVETLVFNNLVAGQTYFIRVYDYDNGAPSDYEFTICVTTPILPTCPGSMGLGVVNVASLPYSSTGRTTTGRGNEFTASNTVICGNSNYYQSNDEVFVFTPATSGLVSIAVTSGSTNVGIMLYNGCPFIGQGGTCVDYSQSTSGNQFLCVNVVAGNTYYLLVDRNGGTSISNYNITISAPSVGAPPGSTCFNPVVIAALPYTATNQTTQCKLNDYNNSSTGSCMTLYESGEDMVFQFNSTGTQCIRITLSNTSSTAAGFQLYENCPGSAGANCLGAVGGGNVSANFSLPGAGTYYIIVDSWDPPSSVGFDINVTTSPITSFNDLPCNATFLPINTNLNGNNSCSGGTGEPGAPSCWTGGELNTVWFRVQPTGTSLTIKTFLGTLANTQIAVYQGTCSSLTQVSPTGSSCNQDITCGTNSVNNSQVTLTGLTPGNNYWIRVDGENDMTGTFGIIAVDGTNGLPTVYGQECQSPLPVCQNSLSVGNPGYSAFGNSCDFGSFLNCLLSGERASAFYSIPINAAGNLEFDIVPNDWLGAPSTTSTDYDFAIWEVGASGLQCNQLGSTAPVRCNYSALGVTGLSGTGNSPGAYPGFNGAYEPAIAVAPGEVYLLMISNYTNSTSGFTLNFSGVPDPVNYSAVPSSMNWIGGTNTSWGVSGNWGACNIPTCAVDVNIDIGSINQPVVQSNYSVGNVFINAGASLTINPGITLSVCGDFINNGSLVMLPGSQVRFVGSGNQAVVGNFTGANRFANFTMAKPSGLLVLDSDIDIEENDSLLIGGQFDPASHRIRLKKNFYNADGANTHVSPAAGTTYEFNGNAVQVFRNDGSDIVLDTVVMNQAPASSLQLSPSGNSELIVAGRLTLTSGKIVTGTEEVDVINGDNAAVTSGNVNSYVEGKLIRALLPNATGIYDFPVGNAARGYELARLDFTTPTQIPEIEAEFFSWGAVPNGPASSECVYADYSLNPSLNHGYWTLTASSNGNTGVYDITLFNRSYTNAVAGGGWSVMKRSPSGSGPWFLDGTCVLTSTITASTRTGLTGFSDFATVQSSFPLPIELLSFTAKLVGDQVLTQWSTATETNNDYFTVEHSTDGINFESVGVVDGAGNSVHTLTYAYVHEYPVRGVNYYRLKQTDYDGRSGYSDVVAVKVVRAPSGISVYPSPAIQDITLEFSSTRGEAASIQVTDVIGQLVIEESITLEKGTVSRILPVKMLADGLYTITIYSDHDCWRTTFVKGEARP
- a CDS encoding HlyD family efflux transporter periplasmic adaptor subunit — its product is MGQNIPPVNDRSLPFKAASLVRDTRYAKKFARITSGIFILLFLLLFMPWTQNIRSSGSVTTYLPQDRPQSLQSVIPGRIERWYIREGQFVHKGDTIVRISEIREKFFDPKLLERVSDQIKAKEGSQSSTAAKVSALAQQISALQKEKVLSLEKARNKVKQAELKILSDSAELQAIRVDMEIARVQARRADSLLKRGLIALTEQERRNLKQQETTAKQVAVENKLLTSRNELINANIELGSLEAEYSNKISKAESELNSALSYLYETQAEIAKMNIDFSNLSIRSSFYFVTAPQDGYVVQAKVSGVGENIAEGDVICTIMPSDPSLAIQLYVQPMDIPLLEKGRKVRLQFDGWPALVFSGWPNYSFGTFGGVVAVIDNFDTQGKYRILVVPDPDDTPWPEQIRVGSGTFGWIMLKDVPIWYELWRQFNGFPPDYLGTAKVSTNPVDVKSAGEKKKPGKSEEKE
- a CDS encoding TolC family protein — translated: MKRSTLLVLLTLCTLLATAQDSTRTLSLREVYRLVLDHHPVAKQAALLPDAARAELRMARGMFDPVLKSGFDEKNFEGKEYWKSWENSLVVPVWFGTDIKAGFDNSRGPYLDSERVTPGQGLSFLGVSVPLGQGLLIDERRATVRQAQLLGTLAAAEQIKLINKLLLQVNKDYLDWTYAFTRLQWHEESLRLAEVRFDAIRMRVLFGDQPAIDSLEALIEVQNRENIRNQSLLDFTNARLIMSNHLWSPEGAPLEMTAEVVPTFEGTVIDTLDAASLNAMLDSANSNHPELVKLRTKLQGLEIEKRWAAEKLRPKLNLDYNFLAPRADGLLENGLQPIYQENYKMGLSFRMPLFLREERGKLNLMKIKMNQTEQEQLQTNREITNQVRAAYNELNNLGLQLRIQQQQLENAEKLLAGELYKFENGESFLFLVNSRENAVINSRIKLAELKAKYGKSRAFLSWSAGRLIAE